The genomic window TCTCGGAATTCGGGTACTGGGGAGAAGAACTGGTCGGTCCGGTGGAGGTGTTCGATGCGGCGGGCTACCGGGCGGATTTCCTGACTCCCACGGGAAAGAGGCCCGTCGCGATCACGGTGAGCATGAACCCGGAGTACACCGATCCGCCGCTGGGGCGGTCCGTTACCTCGAAGGAAGTGGCCGCCAGGACGCGGGAGTGGGACGATCCCGCCACGGTGCAGGGCAGGCGGCTGGAAACGCCGCTCAACCTCTCGGAATGGTTTCCGGATCGGCCATATTGGAGCGCGCCGCAGTTCATCCGCGCCATGGAGCACTACAACCGTGCCCTGGATCGGGCCCGCCGGGAGATCGAGAACTACGATGCGCTCCTTATCGTGGGGGGCAGCGGCCCCATCTGCGACCTCGCCAACAATCACCGGGTCCACGACCTCATCCTGGGTTTCCATCGGGCGGACAAACCCATCGCGGCGGAGTGCTACGGCGTGGCCTGCCTGGCGTTCGCCCGTGAGCTGGAGGATCGGAAAAGCCTCATTTGGGGAAAACATGTGACGGGCCATTGCAAGGAATACGACTACAAGGACGGCACGGGTTTCATGAAAGCGAGGGGACAGTTCTACGACATCAACATGGGTCCGCCTCCCTATCCCCTGGAGTACATCCTCCGTGACGCCACGGGACCCGAAGGGGGCTTCCACGGCAACGTCGGCAGGGAGACCAGCGTCATCGTGGACTACCCGTTCATCACCGGCAGGTCGACCCCGGATTCCTATCTCACGGGGCAGAAGCTGGTGGAAGTGCTGGACGGTGAGCCACCGCTCCGGCGCTTCGGCTGGTAAGGATCTGCGAATCGACAGCCGTCGTCGCGGTTCGAGGCATTGCGACGGCCCGCCGGAGCAAGGGGGCACGGCGGGGGCGGATTCGGCATCCGGGAATCCTTCCCGGGCGCCGTGGAATAACCGGCGGGTTCCGGGCGCGGTCATCGGAAGCTCCAAACCGGCCCCGATCGCCGCAAACCGATCCGGTTTATCCGAACGATCCGATCGGCAGGACGGGCACGGCCGCTTTTGCACGCGGCCGGTGCCTTGACAACCAACCTTTTCCTCCTCGCCTGCGAAAGGGAGACCATGAAATCACTCAATCAGAAAATGACGGTGCTCGGAACGGTCGTTGATGTGCAGGACCTCGGTTTTACCCTGCGTCTTCGCACCGGCGACAACCTGACGGTCTGTGTCGGGGCCGGGACTTCGTTCATGGTCCTGAGCAACCTCGACGGCTTGATCTACGATCGTTTTCCCGAACCGGACAATGTCCCCGTCGTTGCGGGAGACGACGACATCACGAAGGGCATAAAGTACAAAGTCAAAAAGTACATATGCTCCGGGCAAAAGATGTACGTTCAGGGCACTTTCTTTCAGAATGCGGGCAACGAACGGTTCGAGGCCCTTGCGGTCCGCCCGTTTCACTACCAGCCCGACAAGTTCCTCTTCGAACACCACACGCATTGGTGGCTGTCGCAAATGGCCACAATGGCCGACCAGTGGCTCCAGAGCCTTTTCGGGGACTCCCGCACCTATGACGAAAGCGATTTCTCGCGCCTCTACCGGACGAATCTGAACATCTACGGGGGGAAGACGGACGACGATATCCAGGACATGGCAACGCTGTCGCGCCTCATCTACGGACTCTCCTCGGCCTACCTGCTGCTCGGCGACCGGCGCTACCTGGACGCGGCCGCAGCGGGCGTGGATTTCCAGCGGACCGCCTTCCGCTCGTTGAGCCACGACGGGCGCACCATCATCTGGAGCCATGCGCGCAGGAAGCTCGTCAACGGCAACCTGACCTATATTCCCTCCCTCATGGGGGATGACGCGGGAACCATACCGCTCTACGAACAAATCTACGCTCTTGCCGGCATGACGCAGTATTTTCGAATCACCGGGGACCCGGAAGTCCTGGACGACATCATGCGGACGGTCCGCGCGTTCAACACCTTTTTCCTGGACGACAGTGCGGTCGTCCCCGAATATCCGGGAAAGAAGGGGTATTTCAGCCATATCGACCCGGCAACCATGCGGGCCGACTCGCCGGCGCTCGCGCACAACCGCCTCCGTAAGAACTGGAATTCCATCGGCGACCACATTCCGGCCTATCTCGTCAACCTCATCCTGGCCCTGGACCCCCTTCCCCAGGGCGCAGGGAAGGACATCGAGAGGTTCTTGAAAAAGTGCGAGGACATGCTGGACCTCACCACGGACCTCATCATCGAGAAGTTTCCGGAGGCGGACTGTCCCTACGTCAACGAACGGTTCTTTGCCGACTGGACACCCGATCAGGGCTGGCAATGGCAGCAGAACAGGGCAATCGTGGGCCACAACCTGAAAATCGCCTGGAATCTCACGCGGGTGGCCAATTACTACAGCTACAAAGGGCAGGATCAGAAGGCCAAACGGGCGATGCAACTGGCCGAGCAACTGGGGAAAGCCATGGTCGACGCCGGCCTGGACAAGGTGCGCGGCGGGTGTTTCGACGCCGTGGAGCGCAAACCGAAGAGCCCCGGGGAAATCCAGTTCGTCTGGGGAAACCACAAGGACTTCTGGCAGCAGGAGCAAAACGTACTGGCCTACCTCATTTTGTACGGTTACACGGGAACTAATCTGTACCGCGATCTCTTCCGGGACGCCGCCGCTTGGTGGAACACGTTTCAGTTGGACCGGGACAACCGCGGAGTCTTCTTCAGGGTCAGCGACAACGGCGATCCGTTTATCTCCGGCCGCGGCATGGCGGGTTTCGACATCGCGGGCTACCACTCGTTCGAGCTGAACTTCCTGGCTCACATCTACCTGAGAACCTTCGTGTATTCGGGAGCGGGCGTGGCGACAAAGGACGACCGCTCCGAAGCGGGAGCGGACTTCTGCCTCTATTTTTGGCCCGCCGAGCGGAGCCAGATCCAGTCGCTGAACGTGCTGCCCGATTTCATGAGCCCGGGGGTCCTCGACATCACCAGCATCAAAGTGAACGGAAAGGAGCGCAAGTTCATGGCTCAGGAGGACTTCCAGATCCCGCTTCAGCCCGATGAGCTCGGTAAGGAGATCGTGGTCAGTTTTCGGTCCGGGCGGCTGCACAAACAGTGAGCGGCCGGCCCGGCCCCGGAACGATGCGGCCCGGAGGACGGACGGCTCATCCCGGGCGCAACACGAGCGATTCCTGACCTGCGCCGGTGTCGGCCCGATGCTTCGTCCCGTTGCCAGATTTCGAAAGCCGGGCGTGGCGATTTCCGCCGGATTCGAGCCGGGGGTTTTTCGTGCCCGGCAGAGGAGGGAAACAATGTCTTGGATACCCGTTCATTTCACTTATCATGTGGGCCTGCAAGGCGGCATATTCCGCAATGTCAGGCTGGTGGGCAGCTGGGATGCAAACGGCAGCCATTCCGACCAATGGACCGGCGTTCCCATGCGGGAAGAGGTCTCGGACAGCGGCTGCCCCTGCTTCAGGGCCACCGTGAACCTCAACGGCGACCAGGCCGGGTGGACCTTCGGCTGGGGCGTTCTGCTCGACGGCCCGGGAGGCGCCAATCGATGGGGCATCACCACGGAAGTGCACGACCGCAACTCGTCGGAACGGTTCCGCGGATTCCAGCTCAAAGGGCCCGAGCAGTTCAACGAATACCATCTCACCCACTGCCGCCGGTTGGGCGCCAACAAGCTCCACCGTCCCGGCGGCGGTGAGCCGGCCGTACGCTTTGCCGTCTGGGCGCCCAACGCGCTCCACGTCGAGATGGTGCGCGGGGATGCCGCCACGGGCTACATTGACGACAACGGCACGGGGGCACTGGCCGCGTTCCCGATGCACAAGGAGATGGTCGACGGAACGTGGACCGGGATATGGCGTACCGACGACGATTCAGAGGGTCTGGAGAGCTTTGCGCAGTTCGATCACACGCCCTACATGTTCAGGATCACCAAGGATGACGATACCGTCTGCTACCGGACGGACCTCTATTCCAGGTGCCAGATCGGGAGCGGCAAAAAGAATCCCGAGGGGAAAAAGTACGACGGAAGACCGACCGGGCTGGCCGGGTCGGTGAGTTGCTCGGTGGTGGTCGATCCCGAACGCGTCACCGAGCTCTTCGATGAGCCCTTTCCTCAGAAGCAATGGCTGGACGCGGACGAGTTCTGGAAAAACGAGTTCGATCCGCTGCGCCCGGTGCCGACGCGCATCGACGACCTGGTCATCTACGAAATGCATGTCCCCGGGCTGGGATGCGGGAAAACGGATGCCGCCGGTGAGCCGTTCACCGGCGATCTGAAGGATGCCGTGCAGATGCTGGATTACCTGGTCGATCTTGGCGTCAACGCCGTGGAAGTCCTGCCGATGAATGAATTCGAGGGATGGGCGGCCTGGGGCTATGCGACGTCCCACTATTTCGCCGTCGAGTACGCGGGGGGAGGGCGTGACCAGTTCAAGCACTTCGTGCGTGAATGCCATCGGCGCGGCCTTGCGGTGCTCCTGGACGTCGTTTACAATCATTACGCGCACAACGCCGAAAGAGCGGAATGGATGTACGATTCCAATCGTCACGAGAAGAACATCTACTACTGGTACGAGGGCATGCCGTCCGATTATCGCGACTACGAGCACGCCGCCGGCGATCCGACCCTCGATCCCCGCAAAAGGCCCGCTTCCGGTCACGGAGGGTACGTCGACAACATGTCCACCGGCTATGCGCCCCGGTTTTGCGAGGAAATGGTGCGCAAGATGTTCATCAGCAGCGCCGCGGCCCTGGTGCATGAATTCCACGTGGATGGGTTCAGGGTGGATCAGACCACCTCCATCCACAGCTACGCCGTGGTCCATGCCGACGGCCGCGCCGCCGCCGATGCCCGCATTTTCGGCGCCAAGTTCCTTCGAGAGCTCACGCGCACCCTCAAACTGATCAAGCCGACGGTCATGCTCATCGCCGAGGACCATTCCGGATGGTCCGCCGTGACGGAACCCCCGGACAAGGGCGGTCTGGGTTTCGATGCATACTGGTATGCCGATTTCTATCATCACCTCATCGGCGATACCGACAAGGGCGCCGACTACGCAAAACTCATCAAGACCTGCGGCTTTGGCGACGACCGCCCCCTGGCCGTCGATTATTTCGTCGGCGCGCTGCGGCATGCGGGCAACCTTACCGTCGTATACCACGAATCCCACGACGAGGCCGGAAACGCGAAGTTCTCGGGGCGCACCATCGCCGTGGCCGTCAACCGGGCGACTCTTTCGGGGGAGACGAGGCGCTGGGCCGAAGCGCGCTGCCGCCTGGCCTGCGGCCTGAACATGCTGTCTCCGGGAGTTCCCATGTTCTTCATGGGAGAGGAGGTCGGGTTTCAGAAGGATTATCCGTACGATCTCTTTCTGAGCCAACGGGAGGATTTTCTGCGCGAGCGCGGTGGCAGCGGTGCGAACCTGTTCAGGTTCTACCAGGACATCATCAAGCTGCGTCGCCGAAAACCCGCGCTGCGAACGGCCGGGCTCGTTCCGCTGCACGTCCGCAACGACAACCGCGTGCTGGTGTTCAGGCGCTCCCTGGAAAACGAGCACCTCATCGTTTTCGCCAGTTTCAACAATTACGCATTCGTCGACGGCTATCGCGTGAACGAAGCCGAAATCCCCGATGGCGCCTGGCGGGAG from Syntrophobacter fumaroxidans MPOB includes these protein-coding regions:
- a CDS encoding DJ-1/PfpI family protein, translating into MADKPLSNKKVAILVESQYIPEELRAYREKFEAYGATCHFVSRLWGQSSQTFISELEDPQGTPETFRVDIDVESVRPEDYAAVIMAANYTSVRLRYFSPPHTMRDTPAVKFFADAMRNPRIVKGALCHGLWILTPTPELLTGRKVICHEVVASDIVNAGAVITPSTSGIVVDRDLVTGHSKNEAGAMVDAIKELLTAPALIPDPPRFSLSDVKPGRRRVLVLLSEFGYWGEELVGPVEVFDAAGYRADFLTPTGKRPVAITVSMNPEYTDPPLGRSVTSKEVAARTREWDDPATVQGRRLETPLNLSEWFPDRPYWSAPQFIRAMEHYNRALDRARREIENYDALLIVGGSGPICDLANNHRVHDLILGFHRADKPIAAECYGVACLAFARELEDRKSLIWGKHVTGHCKEYDYKDGTGFMKARGQFYDINMGPPPYPLEYILRDATGPEGGFHGNVGRETSVIVDYPFITGRSTPDSYLTGQKLVEVLDGEPPLRRFGW
- a CDS encoding AGE family epimerase/isomerase — protein: MKSLNQKMTVLGTVVDVQDLGFTLRLRTGDNLTVCVGAGTSFMVLSNLDGLIYDRFPEPDNVPVVAGDDDITKGIKYKVKKYICSGQKMYVQGTFFQNAGNERFEALAVRPFHYQPDKFLFEHHTHWWLSQMATMADQWLQSLFGDSRTYDESDFSRLYRTNLNIYGGKTDDDIQDMATLSRLIYGLSSAYLLLGDRRYLDAAAAGVDFQRTAFRSLSHDGRTIIWSHARRKLVNGNLTYIPSLMGDDAGTIPLYEQIYALAGMTQYFRITGDPEVLDDIMRTVRAFNTFFLDDSAVVPEYPGKKGYFSHIDPATMRADSPALAHNRLRKNWNSIGDHIPAYLVNLILALDPLPQGAGKDIERFLKKCEDMLDLTTDLIIEKFPEADCPYVNERFFADWTPDQGWQWQQNRAIVGHNLKIAWNLTRVANYYSYKGQDQKAKRAMQLAEQLGKAMVDAGLDKVRGGCFDAVERKPKSPGEIQFVWGNHKDFWQQEQNVLAYLILYGYTGTNLYRDLFRDAAAWWNTFQLDRDNRGVFFRVSDNGDPFISGRGMAGFDIAGYHSFELNFLAHIYLRTFVYSGAGVATKDDRSEAGADFCLYFWPAERSQIQSLNVLPDFMSPGVLDITSIKVNGKERKFMAQEDFQIPLQPDELGKEIVVSFRSGRLHKQ
- a CDS encoding alpha-amylase family glycosyl hydrolase; its protein translation is MSWIPVHFTYHVGLQGGIFRNVRLVGSWDANGSHSDQWTGVPMREEVSDSGCPCFRATVNLNGDQAGWTFGWGVLLDGPGGANRWGITTEVHDRNSSERFRGFQLKGPEQFNEYHLTHCRRLGANKLHRPGGGEPAVRFAVWAPNALHVEMVRGDAATGYIDDNGTGALAAFPMHKEMVDGTWTGIWRTDDDSEGLESFAQFDHTPYMFRITKDDDTVCYRTDLYSRCQIGSGKKNPEGKKYDGRPTGLAGSVSCSVVVDPERVTELFDEPFPQKQWLDADEFWKNEFDPLRPVPTRIDDLVIYEMHVPGLGCGKTDAAGEPFTGDLKDAVQMLDYLVDLGVNAVEVLPMNEFEGWAAWGYATSHYFAVEYAGGGRDQFKHFVRECHRRGLAVLLDVVYNHYAHNAERAEWMYDSNRHEKNIYYWYEGMPSDYRDYEHAAGDPTLDPRKRPASGHGGYVDNMSTGYAPRFCEEMVRKMFISSAAALVHEFHVDGFRVDQTTSIHSYAVVHADGRAAADARIFGAKFLRELTRTLKLIKPTVMLIAEDHSGWSAVTEPPDKGGLGFDAYWYADFYHHLIGDTDKGADYAKLIKTCGFGDDRPLAVDYFVGALRHAGNLTVVYHESHDEAGNAKFSGRTIAVAVNRATLSGETRRWAEARCRLACGLNMLSPGVPMFFMGEEVGFQKDYPYDLFLSQREDFLRERGGSGANLFRFYQDIIKLRRRKPALRTAGLVPLHVRNDNRVLVFRRSLENEHLIVFASFNNYAFVDGYRVNEAEIPDGAWREIFNSDAAVYGGNNVGNGGMVRESRYGSMDAVIPANGFVVFERL